Proteins encoded in a region of the Leifsonia sp. PS1209 genome:
- a CDS encoding isochorismatase family protein has product MGKALFIIDVQNDFTEGGALGVDGGAAVAAGITRYLAEHASEYAEIFASRDWHDADNDNGGHFATEASPDFVVTWPQHCVAGTTGAEYHPALDTSAVTFHIRKGQGVPAYSIFEGHTEAGSSVHNLLDEHGIDQIDVVGIATDYCVRASALDALSQGQRVRVLTDLVAGVAPASSEAALAELAHAGAELVTAG; this is encoded by the coding sequence ATGGGCAAGGCTCTGTTCATCATCGACGTGCAGAACGACTTCACGGAGGGCGGCGCCCTGGGCGTCGACGGCGGCGCTGCGGTGGCCGCGGGGATCACCCGCTACCTCGCCGAGCACGCCTCCGAGTATGCGGAGATCTTCGCCAGCCGCGACTGGCACGACGCCGACAACGACAACGGCGGGCACTTCGCGACGGAGGCGTCCCCGGACTTCGTCGTCACCTGGCCGCAGCACTGCGTGGCGGGCACGACGGGCGCCGAATACCACCCGGCGCTCGACACCTCTGCGGTGACGTTCCACATCCGGAAGGGCCAGGGCGTCCCGGCGTACTCGATCTTCGAGGGGCACACCGAGGCGGGGTCGAGCGTGCACAACCTGCTCGACGAGCACGGCATCGACCAGATCGACGTCGTCGGCATCGCGACCGACTACTGCGTGCGGGCGTCTGCACTGGATGCGCTGAGCCAGGGTCAGCGCGTCCGCGTGCTCACCGATCTGGTGGCGGGGGTGGCGCCCGCATCGTCGGAGGCGGCGCTGGCGGAGCTGGCCCACGCGGGAGCGGAGCTCGTCACCGCGGGGTGA
- a CDS encoding acyltransferase yields MTSAPGEGAPEAAHGAAPAATGHRYRSLDGLRGVAALSVVLYHALLVVPAVSVLYIEKSDATPLTPEWWLFRTPLRLVMPGHEAVLIFFVLSGFVLTLPLLTHRQSPRRILAYYGRRILRLYVPVWGAVAFALLLAVAVPRDPSVGSSWLATHLPPTFSAVWHDLVLVLGTSNLDSPLWSLTWEVWFSLLLPVMFVLLKVARVHDWWLGGIALLIALSAVSRFPAVLDALPLSWLTGGMLQYLPVFGIGMIVASRRETITRLATRIRSWWPVIAGALLLMISPSLVPTGAVYTPVSAALAAVSLIGVAGVVFIALEAPARRVLETRPVQWAGTRSFSVYLIHEPILVAAALVTRADAWLPWLFVALALLPVILLAAEGFYRVVERPSMLLSQRVGRAILAWPAARRRVQSTLDKPIRDVSA; encoded by the coding sequence GTGACGTCGGCTCCGGGCGAGGGGGCGCCCGAAGCCGCGCACGGGGCGGCACCGGCGGCGACCGGTCATCGGTACCGCTCCCTCGATGGCCTCCGCGGGGTCGCCGCCCTGTCTGTGGTGCTCTATCACGCACTGCTCGTGGTGCCGGCGGTCTCCGTGCTCTACATCGAGAAGTCGGATGCGACGCCGCTGACCCCGGAATGGTGGCTGTTCCGCACGCCGTTACGACTGGTCATGCCCGGGCACGAGGCCGTGCTGATCTTCTTCGTGCTCTCCGGTTTCGTGCTCACTCTTCCGCTGCTGACGCACCGGCAGAGTCCGAGGCGCATCCTGGCGTACTACGGCAGGCGCATCCTGAGGCTGTACGTCCCGGTGTGGGGTGCCGTGGCGTTCGCGCTGCTGTTGGCCGTGGCCGTGCCGCGCGACCCATCGGTGGGGAGCAGCTGGCTGGCCACCCACCTCCCTCCGACCTTCTCGGCGGTGTGGCACGACCTGGTGCTGGTGCTCGGCACCTCCAACCTCGACAGCCCGCTGTGGTCGCTGACCTGGGAAGTGTGGTTCTCGCTGCTGCTCCCCGTGATGTTCGTGCTGCTGAAGGTCGCCCGCGTGCACGACTGGTGGCTGGGCGGCATCGCATTGCTCATCGCCCTGTCCGCCGTCTCGCGCTTCCCGGCCGTGCTCGACGCGCTCCCGCTGTCGTGGCTGACCGGAGGGATGCTGCAGTACCTGCCGGTGTTCGGGATCGGGATGATCGTCGCCTCGCGGCGGGAGACGATCACGCGGCTGGCCACGCGCATCCGGAGCTGGTGGCCGGTGATCGCGGGAGCGCTGCTGCTGATGATCTCCCCGAGCCTCGTGCCGACGGGCGCGGTGTACACGCCGGTGTCCGCGGCGCTCGCCGCTGTGAGCCTGATCGGGGTGGCCGGGGTGGTCTTCATCGCGCTCGAAGCCCCGGCAAGGCGGGTGCTGGAGACCCGGCCGGTGCAGTGGGCGGGCACGCGCTCGTTCAGTGTGTACCTCATCCACGAGCCGATCCTGGTGGCTGCCGCGCTGGTCACCAGGGCGGACGCATGGCTGCCCTGGCTGTTCGTCGCGCTGGCGCTGCTGCCGGTGATCCTGCTGGCGGCGGAGGGGTTCTACCGGGTGGTCGAGCGGCCGTCGATGCTGCTGTCGCAGCGGGTCGGGCGGGCGATCCTGGCGTGGCCGGCCGCGAGACGGCGCGTGCAGTCAACGCTGGACAAGCCCATCCGGGATGTGTCGGCCTAG
- a CDS encoding D-alanyl-D-alanine carboxypeptidase has protein sequence MRESDQPDIGMPDGSEPESADTPATIVPPADSASPSDPATASTRAARRSEERAGSGAGVGAGAAAAFGGVLAAIRNHPKAWIIAGASAAFVILGAGSVALGATVGSPAEAAAVPTHSATPTPTPTPTKSADPVRPVPANQPAASRVRTCSVAGLSQDGRLGNLEAQVVDARTGEVVFDRNGGKPGPTASVLKTLTSAAALQVLGPDYRVATTVVKGSAPGQIVIVGGGDVTLSRLPDGQASFYTGAPKIQDLAIQVNQAMGGQPITSIVTDTSLFGGPVWQPSWDEREERVVEGSTSYITALQVDGDRDDPTAVESPRSTDPVARAVQYFQQYLGTNVPVSAGTAPAGAPQLAAVQSQPVTTLIDQAMRVSDNTIMEELARLVAIKTGAGNTFDAENAGVLAALKPYGIDTTGIHIADGSGLSADNAVPPSYLTQLFIKVLNKQNGLGVVYDGLPVAGQSGTLGPGYSRFTGANSVARGAVLAKTGWIDNGYTLSGIINAADGTPLTFAVFALGNVGDNAKQAIDTLVTGFYKCGGNLSNQ, from the coding sequence ATGCGCGAATCGGACCAGCCCGATATTGGCATGCCGGACGGCTCTGAGCCGGAATCGGCCGACACCCCCGCCACCATCGTTCCCCCAGCGGACTCGGCATCGCCGAGCGATCCCGCCACCGCGTCGACCCGTGCGGCCAGGCGCTCGGAGGAGCGCGCAGGGTCGGGCGCAGGCGTCGGCGCCGGTGCGGCCGCCGCCTTCGGCGGCGTGCTCGCTGCGATCAGGAACCACCCGAAGGCGTGGATCATCGCCGGGGCATCCGCTGCGTTCGTCATCCTCGGCGCAGGATCGGTGGCCCTCGGGGCTACCGTCGGCTCGCCCGCAGAGGCGGCCGCCGTCCCGACCCACAGCGCGACCCCGACTCCCACGCCCACCCCGACCAAGAGCGCCGACCCTGTGCGTCCCGTCCCCGCCAACCAGCCGGCGGCGAGCCGCGTGCGCACCTGCTCCGTCGCCGGGCTGTCGCAGGACGGCAGGCTCGGCAACCTCGAAGCCCAGGTGGTGGATGCGCGCACCGGCGAGGTCGTCTTCGACAGGAACGGCGGAAAGCCGGGACCCACCGCGAGCGTGCTGAAGACGCTCACCTCCGCTGCCGCTCTGCAGGTGCTCGGCCCCGACTATCGGGTGGCGACCACCGTGGTCAAGGGAAGCGCGCCCGGCCAGATCGTCATCGTCGGCGGGGGAGACGTCACGCTCTCCCGGCTGCCGGACGGGCAGGCGTCGTTCTACACCGGCGCCCCGAAGATCCAGGATCTCGCGATCCAGGTCAACCAGGCGATGGGCGGCCAGCCCATCACCTCGATCGTCACGGACACGTCGCTGTTCGGCGGCCCGGTCTGGCAGCCGAGCTGGGACGAGCGCGAGGAGCGCGTCGTCGAAGGCTCGACCTCGTACATCACGGCGCTGCAGGTGGACGGCGACAGGGACGACCCCACCGCCGTCGAGTCCCCGCGCAGCACCGACCCCGTCGCCCGCGCCGTGCAGTACTTCCAGCAGTACCTCGGCACGAACGTCCCGGTCAGCGCAGGGACAGCCCCGGCGGGGGCCCCGCAGCTCGCGGCCGTGCAGTCGCAGCCGGTGACCACGCTGATCGACCAGGCGATGCGCGTCTCCGACAACACGATCATGGAGGAGCTGGCCAGGCTCGTCGCGATCAAGACGGGCGCTGGCAACACGTTCGATGCCGAGAACGCCGGGGTGCTCGCCGCGCTGAAGCCGTACGGGATCGACACCACGGGCATCCACATCGCCGACGGGTCGGGGCTCAGCGCGGACAACGCCGTGCCGCCGTCGTACCTGACGCAGCTGTTCATCAAGGTGCTCAACAAGCAGAACGGGCTCGGCGTCGTCTACGACGGCCTGCCGGTCGCCGGGCAGTCCGGCACGCTCGGGCCGGGATACAGCAGGTTCACCGGAGCGAACTCGGTCGCCAGGGGAGCCGTGCTCGCCAAGACCGGGTGGATCGACAACGGGTACACGCTGTCCGGGATCATCAACGCGGCGGACGGCACCCCGCTCACGTTCGCGGTGTTCGCACTCGGCAATGTGGGAGACAATGCCAAGCAGGCGATCGACACGCTCGTCACCGGCTTCTACAAGTGCGGCGGCAACCTCTCCAACCAGTGA